A section of the Bacillus sp. HSf4 genome encodes:
- a CDS encoding sugar ABC transporter permease has protein sequence MEIATKTEKAAVKAARKTNGLSAFKRDKWLYLLLVPGVLYFLIFKYWPMWGVLIAFKDYSPYLGFWQSEWVGFEYFKDFFMNPDFFRLLRNTLMLAALDLLFAFPAPLIVALLLNELRHAIYKRCIQTFIYVPHFVSWTIVVSITFVFFTVDTGVINKMLQHVTGGEISFLSDPEWFRPMIVLQSMWKETGWGTILFLAALAAVDQEQYEAAVIDGAGRFRRMWHITLPAIRSTIVVLLILRIGSFLNIGFEQIFLMTNSLNRSVAEIFDTYVYVVGITQGAYSYSTAVGLFKSVVGIILIFGANYVAKKFDQDGLF, from the coding sequence ATGGAAATCGCCACAAAAACGGAGAAGGCCGCTGTCAAGGCGGCTAGAAAAACAAATGGGCTCTCGGCCTTTAAACGGGACAAATGGCTTTATCTTCTGCTCGTTCCCGGTGTTTTATATTTTCTCATCTTTAAATATTGGCCGATGTGGGGCGTATTGATCGCTTTTAAGGATTATTCCCCATATCTCGGCTTTTGGCAGAGCGAATGGGTCGGATTCGAGTATTTCAAGGATTTTTTTATGAATCCCGATTTCTTCCGGCTCTTGCGCAACACGCTGATGCTGGCCGCTCTCGACTTGCTTTTCGCCTTTCCGGCGCCATTGATCGTGGCGCTATTGCTGAATGAATTAAGGCATGCGATTTATAAACGATGCATTCAGACGTTTATTTATGTGCCGCACTTTGTCTCATGGACGATCGTCGTCAGCATCACATTTGTCTTTTTTACGGTTGATACAGGGGTTATCAATAAAATGCTGCAGCATGTAACGGGAGGGGAGATCTCATTTCTCTCCGATCCCGAATGGTTCAGGCCGATGATCGTGCTGCAAAGCATGTGGAAGGAGACGGGCTGGGGAACGATTCTGTTTTTGGCGGCGCTTGCCGCCGTTGACCAGGAACAGTATGAAGCGGCGGTGATAGACGGGGCCGGGCGCTTCAGGAGAATGTGGCATATCACGCTGCCCGCGATCAGAAGTACGATTGTCGTGCTCCTTATCTTAAGAATCGGCAGTTTTTTAAACATCGGCTTTGAACAGATCTTTTTAATGACCAATTCATTAAACCGGAGCGTCGCCGAAATCTTTGACACGTATGTCTATGTGGTTGGGATTACCCAAGGGGCTTACAGCTACAGCACGGCAGTCGGCCTTTTTAAATCAGTCGTCGGCATCATCCTGATTTTCGGTGCCAATTATGTCGCGAAAAAATTCGACCAGGATGGTCTGTTTTAA
- a CDS encoding carbohydrate ABC transporter permease gives MSASESLHNTKAGRVFDVFNIVFLGCLGLVTVLPFLYIIAGSFATEAELSERSFFIFPETFSLDAYRYIFSTPTFIRSMGVSVFITVVGTFVQLLFTFTMAYPLAKRNLKGRNLLLNLVIFAMLFSGGMIPTYIVVKTLGLLDSYWALILPMAINPFNLIIIKNFFQQLPKELEESAKIDGCSEIGVFLRIALPLSKPIIATFALFYAVGIWNDFFHALLYINDSAKWPLQMVLRQVTILSDLTGTNEMMESAVPPEQSIKLAVIVIATLPILAVYPFLQKHFAKGILIGSVKG, from the coding sequence ATGTCCGCTTCAGAATCGCTCCATAATACGAAAGCCGGGCGGGTGTTCGATGTGTTTAATATTGTCTTTCTTGGCTGCCTGGGGCTTGTGACGGTGCTGCCATTTCTGTACATCATCGCCGGGTCTTTTGCAACAGAAGCCGAGCTGTCGGAAAGGAGCTTCTTTATCTTTCCGGAAACCTTTTCACTGGATGCGTACCGCTACATTTTTTCTACGCCGACCTTTATCAGAAGCATGGGGGTTTCCGTGTTCATTACGGTTGTGGGAACTTTTGTTCAGCTGTTGTTTACGTTTACGATGGCCTATCCCCTTGCGAAACGGAACCTCAAAGGCCGGAATTTGCTTTTAAATCTCGTGATTTTCGCGATGCTTTTCAGCGGGGGGATGATTCCGACCTATATCGTCGTCAAAACACTCGGACTGCTCGATTCCTATTGGGCTTTAATTTTGCCGATGGCGATTAATCCGTTTAATTTGATCATTATCAAAAACTTTTTTCAGCAGCTGCCGAAAGAACTCGAGGAATCGGCGAAAATAGACGGCTGTTCAGAAATCGGCGTATTCCTGAGGATCGCCCTTCCGCTGTCAAAGCCGATCATCGCCACCTTTGCCCTGTTTTATGCGGTCGGCATCTGGAACGACTTTTTTCATGCCCTGCTTTATATCAATGACAGCGCCAAATGGCCGCTGCAGATGGTGCTGCGCCAGGTGACGATCCTGTCCGACTTGACCGGGACCAATGAGATGATGGAGAGTGCGGTGCCGCCGGAACAGTCGATCAAACTGGCCGTCATTGTCATAGCGACACTGCCGATTTTAGCGGTTTATCCGTTTTTGCAGAAACATTTTGCAAAAGGGATATTGATCGGGTCTGTCAAAGGATAA
- a CDS encoding amino acid permease, whose amino-acid sequence MNADTNGLKKEIGLLFALSLVIGTIIGSGVFMKPGSVLSYSGNAQIALFAWLLGGILTLAGGLTIAEIGTQIPKTGGLYTYLEEIYGEFWGFLCGWVQIIIYGPAIIGALGLYFGSLVANLFSWDKSWAALIGIISVAFLCIINIIGTKYGGAVQTITTVGKLIPIVCIVVFGLWQGDEHIFSEVKSFGGENFGAAVLATLFAYDGWILLAALGGEMKNPEKVLPKAMTGGILIVTACYLFINLALLHILPAEQIVALGENATSTAASMLFGPLGGKLISIGIIVSIFGCLNGKVLSFPRVIFAMAEKKQLPFSRWISHVHPTFHTPWIAVTVQIMIAVVLMMISNPEKLSEVSIFMIYIFYVMAFFAVFILRKKNSGQERSYSVPLYPYMPIAAIAGSLFVLFSTLITDFYSCLWSILIGLAGLPVYVWMKKRNKGGSHV is encoded by the coding sequence ATGAATGCAGACACAAACGGACTAAAAAAAGAGATTGGCTTGTTATTTGCGCTTTCTCTTGTGATTGGCACGATCATCGGCTCGGGCGTGTTTATGAAGCCCGGCAGTGTTCTTTCTTATTCCGGGAATGCACAGATCGCCCTTTTCGCCTGGCTTCTCGGAGGCATTTTGACGCTTGCGGGCGGACTGACGATCGCCGAAATCGGCACGCAAATTCCGAAAACGGGCGGGTTGTACACGTATCTGGAAGAAATCTACGGAGAGTTTTGGGGCTTTTTGTGCGGCTGGGTGCAGATCATCATCTACGGACCGGCGATCATCGGCGCCCTTGGGCTATATTTCGGGTCGCTTGTGGCCAACTTGTTTTCCTGGGACAAATCATGGGCCGCACTGATCGGCATTATTTCCGTCGCGTTTTTGTGCATCATCAACATCATCGGGACAAAGTACGGCGGAGCGGTCCAGACGATCACAACGGTCGGAAAACTGATCCCCATTGTATGTATTGTTGTCTTCGGGCTCTGGCAAGGTGATGAACATATTTTCAGCGAAGTCAAAAGTTTCGGCGGAGAGAATTTCGGAGCGGCGGTGCTGGCGACATTGTTTGCCTACGACGGCTGGATTCTTCTTGCCGCACTCGGCGGAGAAATGAAAAACCCGGAAAAGGTGCTTCCAAAAGCGATGACCGGAGGCATTTTGATTGTGACGGCGTGCTATCTGTTTATCAATCTGGCGCTCTTGCATATTCTGCCGGCAGAACAGATTGTCGCACTCGGTGAAAATGCGACAAGCACCGCCGCTTCGATGCTGTTTGGACCGCTCGGCGGAAAATTGATCTCCATCGGTATTATCGTCAGCATTTTCGGCTGTTTAAACGGAAAAGTTCTGTCTTTCCCGCGCGTTATTTTCGCGATGGCGGAAAAAAAACAGCTGCCGTTTTCGCGCTGGATCTCGCATGTCCACCCGACATTCCATACGCCTTGGATTGCCGTCACCGTACAGATCATGATTGCCGTCGTCCTCATGATGATCAGCAATCCGGAAAAGCTGTCTGAGGTTTCGATTTTTATGATCTATATCTTTTATGTGATGGCATTTTTCGCGGTGTTTATTCTGAGGAAGAAAAACAGCGGACAGGAAAGATCCTACAGTGTGCCGCTTTACCCTTACATGCCGATTGCGGCTATTGCCGGATCGCTGTTTGTCCTTTTCAGCACCCTGATCACAGACTTTTACAGCTGCCTCTGGTCTATCTTGATCGGCCTTGCCGGACTCCCTGTTTATGTGTGGATGAAAAAACGAAACAAAGGCGGCTCCCATGTATAA